A window of the Streptomyces albireticuli genome harbors these coding sequences:
- a CDS encoding MFS transporter — protein sequence MVEWFDWFVYASFATYFAGSFFPEGNDTAKLMNTAGIFAVGFFMRPVGGWLLGRVGDRRGRKAALTLTVTLMSASAVLIAVAPTYAVAGYGGVAVLLVARLLQGLSVGGEYAASATYLTEASAPGRRGFASSFQYVSMTAGQILGLGIQIILQRTLTSGELHSWGWRIPFVVGALGAAVIFYLRRNMLETEVYDAADDTPERERGTMRALLRHKREAFLVIALTMGGTLAYYTYTTYLTKYLSNSVGLPKQTATLVSFCALLVFACLQPLAGALSDRIGRRPLLITFAVGATFLTVPIMSLLKHAGSFWPALGLSLVALVVITGYTSINACVKAELFPTGVRSLGVALPYAIANALFGGTAEYVALWFKNSGMESGFSWYVAGCAAVSLVVYLTMRETRDIDLKRVGEEGPGGPEGQAGPASETAPADTGSPVNPSAPAPSG from the coding sequence ATGGTCGAGTGGTTCGACTGGTTCGTCTACGCCAGTTTCGCCACCTATTTCGCGGGGTCCTTCTTCCCCGAGGGGAACGACACCGCCAAGCTCATGAACACCGCCGGCATCTTCGCCGTCGGCTTCTTCATGCGGCCGGTCGGCGGCTGGCTGCTGGGCCGGGTCGGCGACCGCCGCGGGCGGAAGGCCGCGCTCACGCTGACCGTCACCCTGATGTCCGCGTCCGCCGTCCTGATCGCCGTCGCCCCCACCTACGCGGTCGCGGGCTACGGCGGCGTCGCCGTCCTGCTCGTCGCCCGGCTGCTCCAGGGCCTGTCCGTCGGCGGTGAGTACGCGGCCAGCGCCACCTACCTCACCGAGGCGTCCGCGCCCGGCCGGCGCGGCTTCGCCTCCAGCTTCCAGTACGTGTCCATGACCGCGGGCCAGATCCTCGGCCTGGGCATCCAGATCATCCTCCAGCGCACGCTCACCAGCGGCGAACTGCACAGCTGGGGCTGGCGCATCCCCTTCGTCGTGGGCGCGCTCGGCGCGGCCGTCATCTTCTACCTGCGGCGCAACATGCTGGAGACGGAGGTGTACGACGCGGCCGACGACACCCCGGAGCGGGAACGCGGCACGATGCGGGCGCTGCTGCGGCACAAGCGCGAGGCGTTCCTGGTGATCGCGCTGACCATGGGCGGCACCCTCGCGTACTACACGTACACCACCTATCTGACGAAGTACCTCTCCAACAGCGTGGGCCTGCCCAAGCAGACCGCCACCCTCGTCAGCTTCTGCGCCCTGCTGGTCTTCGCCTGCCTCCAGCCGCTGGCCGGCGCGCTGTCGGACCGGATCGGCCGCCGGCCGCTGCTGATCACCTTCGCGGTGGGCGCCACCTTCCTGACCGTGCCGATCATGTCGCTGCTCAAGCACGCCGGGTCCTTCTGGCCGGCGCTGGGCCTGTCCCTGGTCGCGCTGGTCGTCATCACGGGCTACACGTCGATCAACGCGTGCGTGAAGGCCGAACTGTTCCCCACGGGCGTGCGGTCGCTGGGCGTCGCCCTGCCGTACGCGATCGCCAACGCCCTCTTCGGCGGCACGGCGGAGTACGTGGCGCTGTGGTTCAAGAACAGCGGCATGGAGTCCGGCTTCTCCTGGTACGTGGCGGGTTGCGCGGCGGTGTCGCTGGTCGTCTATCTGACGATGCGGGAGACGCGCGACATCGACCTGAAGAGGGTGGGGGAGGAGGGGCCGGGCGGACCGGAGGGCCAGGCCGGCCCGGCGTCGGAGACCGCTCCGGCGGACACCGGTTCGCCGGTGAACCCGTCCGCGCCCGCGCCGTCCGGCTGA
- a CDS encoding purple acid phosphatase family protein — protein sequence MDTPRVGIPEHLASRMTMPEQHEYLRARLTRRGALRAGAVAAGAVAGTGLLGGAPDAYARQHAPVVNGALTSPGLLTRPATGRVDGRHVAPFGRHLAFGADPRTRMRISWQVPSAVRKPFVRVGAEPWDLGQRIEAEVRDLHTPALSGKLPAVDQVYLHAALDNLRPGRTYYYGVGHDGHDPADPRHFRTIGTFRTAPARAEKFTFTAFGDQGVSYHALANDQLILGQNPAFHLHAGDICYADDSGAGKPADVYDARVWDQFLAQTESVAGSVPWMVTTGNHDMEAWYSPNGYGGQSARWTLPANGVDPRTAPGVYSFVYGNTGVVALDANDISYEITANTGYTGGRQTRWLDRRLGELRGCRDIDFLVGFFHHCAFSTTKAHASDGAVREQWLPLFEKHQVDLVINGHNHVYERTDAIRGGRVTKAVPLGTTVDSPRDGIVYVTAGGAGKSLYDFPVPDSYEGHVKDLDGVASYSWGKGGVKRPETVEWSRVRYTGYSFLVVEVEPAAPGGRPRLRVTALAENGERIDHFDIVRPGR from the coding sequence ATGGACACACCACGGGTAGGCATCCCGGAGCACCTCGCGAGCCGTATGACCATGCCGGAGCAGCACGAGTACCTCCGCGCGCGGCTGACCCGGCGGGGCGCGCTCCGCGCCGGGGCGGTGGCGGCGGGGGCCGTCGCGGGCACGGGCCTGCTGGGCGGCGCCCCCGACGCGTACGCCCGGCAGCACGCCCCCGTCGTGAACGGCGCGCTCACCTCGCCCGGCCTGCTGACCCGGCCCGCCACCGGCCGGGTGGACGGCAGGCACGTCGCGCCCTTCGGCCGGCACCTCGCCTTCGGTGCCGACCCGCGGACCCGGATGCGGATCTCCTGGCAGGTGCCGTCCGCCGTCCGGAAGCCGTTCGTCCGGGTGGGGGCCGAGCCCTGGGACCTCGGACAGCGGATCGAGGCCGAGGTGCGGGACCTGCACACGCCGGCCCTGTCCGGGAAGCTACCGGCCGTCGACCAGGTCTATCTGCACGCCGCCCTGGACAACCTCCGTCCCGGCCGGACGTACTACTACGGCGTCGGCCACGACGGCCACGACCCGGCCGACCCGCGCCACTTCCGGACCATCGGCACCTTCCGCACCGCCCCGGCGCGCGCGGAGAAGTTCACCTTCACGGCCTTCGGCGACCAGGGCGTCAGCTATCACGCACTCGCCAACGACCAGCTGATCCTGGGCCAGAACCCGGCCTTCCACCTGCACGCCGGCGACATCTGCTACGCGGACGACAGCGGCGCCGGAAAGCCGGCGGACGTCTACGACGCGCGGGTGTGGGACCAGTTCCTCGCCCAGACCGAGTCGGTGGCCGGGTCCGTCCCCTGGATGGTGACCACGGGCAACCACGACATGGAGGCCTGGTACTCGCCCAACGGCTACGGCGGGCAGAGCGCCCGCTGGACGCTGCCGGCCAACGGCGTCGACCCGCGGACCGCGCCCGGCGTCTATTCCTTCGTCTACGGCAACACCGGCGTCGTCGCGCTCGACGCCAACGACATCTCGTACGAGATCACGGCCAACACCGGCTACACCGGCGGCCGGCAGACCCGCTGGCTCGACCGGCGCCTCGGCGAGCTGCGCGGGTGCCGGGACATCGACTTCCTCGTGGGCTTCTTCCACCACTGCGCCTTCTCCACGACGAAGGCGCACGCCTCGGACGGCGCCGTGCGCGAACAGTGGCTGCCGCTGTTCGAGAAGCACCAGGTCGATCTGGTCATCAACGGCCACAACCACGTCTACGAACGGACCGACGCGATCCGGGGCGGGCGGGTCACCAAGGCGGTGCCCCTCGGGACGACCGTCGACTCCCCGCGCGACGGCATCGTGTACGTCACCGCCGGGGGCGCCGGGAAGTCGCTGTACGACTTCCCCGTGCCGGACAGCTACGAGGGCCACGTCAAGGACCTGGACGGCGTCGCCAGTTACTCCTGGGGCAAGGGCGGGGTGAAGCGGCCGGAGACGGTGGAGTGGTCGCGGGTGCGCTACACCGGCTACTCCTTCCTCGTGGTCGAGGTGGAACCGGCCGCTCCGGGCGGCCGGCCACGGCTGCGGGTGACGGCCCTGGCGGAGAACGGCGAGCGGATCGACCACTTCGACATCGTCCGGCCGGGGCGCTGA
- a CDS encoding TetR/AcrR family transcriptional regulator, whose product MNEETGLRERKKQRTRELLSRTAIELFLERGFDRVSVAEVAAAAEVSKPTLFRYFPAKEDLVLHGIADHQGEAARVVRGRAPGERALAALRAHFHERLDAHDPITGLCDVPAVLAYRDLLYGTPSLLARLTLYALEDERELAAALGEVGADGMTARLGAAQIITVHQVLARGNWERLAGGASAAEVLGDAHADADRAYELLGDGLGARGL is encoded by the coding sequence GTGAACGAGGAGACGGGACTGCGGGAGCGCAAGAAGCAGCGCACCCGGGAGCTGTTGTCCAGGACCGCCATCGAGCTCTTCCTGGAGCGCGGCTTCGACCGGGTGTCGGTCGCCGAGGTGGCGGCGGCGGCGGAGGTGTCGAAGCCGACGCTCTTCCGCTACTTCCCCGCCAAGGAGGACCTGGTCCTGCACGGCATCGCCGACCACCAGGGCGAGGCGGCGCGCGTCGTGCGCGGCCGGGCCCCCGGCGAGCGGGCCCTGGCAGCGCTGCGCGCCCATTTCCACGAGCGGCTCGACGCGCACGACCCGATCACGGGTCTGTGCGACGTCCCGGCCGTGCTGGCCTACCGGGACCTTCTGTACGGCACGCCCAGCCTGCTGGCGCGACTGACGCTCTACGCGCTGGAGGACGAGCGGGAGCTGGCGGCCGCCCTGGGAGAGGTGGGCGCGGACGGGATGACGGCGCGGCTGGGGGCGGCGCAGATCATCACCGTGCACCAGGTGCTGGCCCGGGGGAACTGGGAGCGGCTGGCCGGCGGCGCCTCCGCGGCGGAGGTTCTGGGCGACGCGCACGCGGACGCGGACCGGGCGTACGAGCTGCTCGGGGACGGGCTGGGGGCGCGGGGGCTCTGA
- the cimA gene encoding citramalate synthase, giving the protein MTDATDDSPRPDGGRHVDDSFHVFDTTLRDGAQREGINLTVADKLTIARHLDDFGVGFIEGGWPGANPRDTEFFQRAAEEIDFRHAQLVAFGATRKAGVRAEDDPQVAALLDSGAPVITLVAKSHDRHVELALRTTLDENLAMVRDTVAYLRERGRRVFVDCEHFFDGYRANPGYALRVVRAAHEAGADVVVLCDTNGGMLPAQVEAVVRAVLDGTGARLGIHAQDDTGCAVANTLAAVDGGATHVQCTANGYGERVGNANLFPVVAALELKYGRTVLPAGALAEMTRISHAIAEVVNLTPSTHQPYVGVSAFAHKAGLHASAIKVDPDLYQHIDPERVGNTMRMLVSDMAGRASIELKGKELGVELGDDRELVGRVVERVKERELAGYTYEAADASFELLLRQEVEGRARRYYRVESWRAIVEDRPDGTHANEATVKLWAKGERIVATAEGNGPVNALDRALRVALERIYPQLAELELVDYKVRILEGRLGTGSITRVLVSTSDGRNEWSTVGVAENVIAASWQALDDAYAYGLRRAGVEPQE; this is encoded by the coding sequence ATGACGGACGCAACCGACGACAGCCCTCGGCCCGATGGAGGCCGTCACGTGGACGACAGCTTCCATGTGTTCGACACGACGCTGCGCGACGGCGCGCAGCGCGAGGGCATCAACCTCACCGTCGCGGACAAGCTGACCATCGCCCGGCACCTGGACGACTTCGGCGTCGGCTTCATCGAGGGGGGCTGGCCCGGCGCCAACCCCCGTGACACCGAGTTCTTCCAGCGCGCCGCCGAGGAGATCGACTTCCGGCACGCACAGCTCGTCGCGTTCGGCGCCACCCGCAAGGCGGGCGTACGCGCCGAGGACGATCCGCAGGTCGCCGCCCTGCTCGACTCCGGGGCCCCGGTGATCACCCTGGTCGCCAAGTCCCACGACCGGCACGTCGAACTCGCCCTCCGCACCACGCTGGACGAGAACCTCGCGATGGTCCGCGACACCGTCGCGTACCTGCGGGAGCGGGGCCGCCGGGTCTTCGTCGACTGCGAGCACTTCTTCGACGGCTACCGCGCCAACCCCGGCTACGCGCTGCGGGTCGTCCGCGCCGCGCACGAGGCCGGCGCCGATGTCGTCGTCCTCTGCGACACCAACGGCGGGATGCTCCCGGCCCAGGTCGAAGCCGTGGTCCGGGCCGTTCTCGACGGCACCGGCGCCCGACTGGGCATCCACGCGCAGGACGACACGGGCTGCGCGGTGGCCAACACCCTGGCCGCCGTGGACGGCGGCGCCACCCATGTGCAGTGCACGGCCAACGGCTACGGCGAACGGGTCGGCAACGCCAACCTGTTCCCGGTGGTCGCCGCCCTGGAGCTGAAGTACGGCCGTACGGTGCTGCCCGCGGGCGCGCTCGCGGAGATGACCCGGATCTCGCACGCGATCGCCGAGGTCGTCAACCTCACGCCCTCCACCCATCAGCCGTACGTGGGAGTCTCCGCCTTCGCCCACAAGGCCGGGCTGCACGCCTCCGCGATCAAGGTCGACCCGGACCTCTACCAGCACATCGACCCCGAGCGGGTCGGCAACACCATGCGGATGCTCGTGTCGGACATGGCGGGCCGCGCGTCCATCGAGCTCAAGGGCAAGGAGCTGGGCGTCGAGCTGGGCGACGACCGCGAACTGGTCGGCCGGGTCGTCGAGCGGGTCAAGGAGCGCGAGCTCGCGGGCTATACGTACGAGGCGGCGGACGCCTCCTTCGAACTGCTGCTGCGCCAGGAGGTCGAGGGGCGGGCCCGCCGCTACTACCGGGTGGAGTCCTGGCGCGCGATCGTCGAGGACCGCCCGGACGGCACCCACGCCAACGAGGCGACGGTGAAGCTCTGGGCCAAGGGCGAGCGGATCGTCGCCACGGCGGAGGGGAACGGCCCGGTCAACGCGCTGGACCGCGCGCTGCGGGTGGCGCTGGAGCGCATCTACCCGCAGCTGGCCGAGCTGGAACTGGTCGACTACAAGGTCCGCATCCTGGAGGGCAGGCTGGGCACCGGCTCGATCACGAGGGTCCTGGTGTCGACGAGCGACGGACGGAACGAGTGGTCGACGGTGGGTGTGGCGGAGAACGTCATCGCGGCGTCGTGGCAGGCGCTGGACGACGCGTACGCGTACGGGCTGCGGCGGGCGGGGGTGGAACCGCAGGAGTGA
- a CDS encoding 3-isopropylmalate dehydrogenase — MSRSIRLAVIPGDGIGPEVVAQGLKVLAAALPSDVKLETREYDLGARRWHATGETLPDAELASLKDHDAILLGAIGDPSVPSGVLERGLLLKLRFAFDHYVNLRPSRLFPGTATPLAGRPEIDFVVVREGTEGPYVGNGGSLRTGTPAEVATEVSLNTAYGVERVVRDAYERAQARPRKKLTLVHKNNVLVHAGHLWKNIFDRVGREYPEVTTDYLHVDAATIFFVTQPERFDVIVTDNLFGDILTDLAAAVTGGIGLAASGNINPAGAFPSMFEPVHGSAPDIAGTGKADPTATVLSVALLLRHLGHEPEAARIEAAVEADLAARDGSPRTTDQVGDALAGRVTG, encoded by the coding sequence ATGTCTCGCAGCATTCGCCTCGCAGTGATCCCCGGTGACGGTATCGGCCCTGAGGTCGTGGCCCAGGGCCTCAAGGTCCTCGCGGCCGCCCTCCCTTCGGACGTCAAGCTGGAGACCCGGGAGTACGACCTGGGTGCCCGCCGCTGGCACGCCACCGGTGAGACCCTGCCGGACGCCGAGCTCGCGTCCCTCAAGGACCACGACGCGATCCTCCTCGGCGCGATCGGCGACCCCTCCGTGCCCTCCGGCGTCCTGGAGCGAGGGCTGCTGCTCAAGCTGCGCTTCGCCTTCGACCACTATGTGAACCTGCGCCCCTCGCGGCTCTTCCCCGGCACGGCCACCCCGCTCGCCGGCCGCCCCGAGATCGACTTCGTCGTCGTCCGGGAGGGCACCGAGGGCCCGTACGTGGGCAACGGCGGCAGCCTGCGCACCGGGACCCCGGCCGAGGTCGCCACCGAGGTCAGCCTCAACACCGCGTACGGCGTGGAGCGCGTGGTGCGCGACGCCTACGAGCGCGCCCAGGCCCGCCCGCGCAAGAAGCTGACCCTCGTCCACAAGAACAACGTCCTCGTCCACGCGGGCCACCTGTGGAAGAACATCTTCGACCGTGTCGGCCGTGAGTACCCCGAGGTCACCACCGACTATCTGCACGTCGACGCCGCGACGATCTTCTTCGTCACCCAGCCCGAGCGCTTCGACGTGATCGTCACCGACAACCTCTTCGGCGACATCCTCACCGACCTCGCGGCCGCCGTCACCGGCGGCATCGGCCTCGCCGCCTCCGGCAACATCAACCCCGCCGGGGCCTTCCCCTCGATGTTCGAGCCGGTGCACGGCTCCGCCCCGGACATCGCGGGCACCGGGAAGGCCGACCCGACGGCCACCGTCCTCTCCGTCGCGCTGCTCCTCCGCCACCTCGGACACGAGCCGGAGGCGGCCCGGATCGAGGCCGCCGTCGAGGCGGACCTCGCCGCCCGCGACGGCTCGCCGAGGACGACGGACCAGGTCGGCGACGCCCTGGCGGGGCGAGTAACCGGCTAG
- a CDS encoding branched-chain amino acid aminotransferase: MTTPTIELKPSAHPLSDAEREQILADPGFGRHFTDHMVTIKWTEGRGWHDAQLVPYAPLSIDPANMTLHYAQEIFEGLKAYRGPDGSVATFRPEANAERFQKSARRLAMPELPVETFIAACDALVQQDKAWVPAHGGEASLYLRPFMIATEVGLGVKPANEYLFIVIASPAGAYFSGGVKPVSVWLSENYVRAVPGGMGFAKTGGNYAASLLAQAEAAEKGCDQVVWLDALEHKWVEEMGGMNLYFVYGSEANEKPVIVTPELTGSLLAGITRDSLLTVAKDLGYESAEGRISTADWKRDTENGTLTEVFACGTAAVITPVGSVKSAGADWTQGDGTPGEVTMKLRKALLDIQTGAAEDTHGWMHPLG; this comes from the coding sequence ATGACGACGCCCACGATCGAGCTCAAGCCCTCCGCGCACCCGCTGTCCGACGCAGAGCGCGAGCAGATCCTCGCCGACCCCGGTTTCGGCCGCCACTTCACCGACCACATGGTCACCATCAAGTGGACCGAGGGCCGCGGCTGGCACGACGCCCAGCTCGTTCCGTACGCGCCCCTGTCGATCGACCCGGCGAACATGACCCTGCACTACGCGCAGGAGATCTTCGAGGGTCTGAAGGCCTACCGCGGCCCCGACGGCTCGGTCGCCACCTTCCGCCCCGAGGCCAACGCCGAGCGCTTCCAGAAGTCCGCCCGCCGCCTGGCCATGCCCGAGCTGCCGGTCGAGACCTTCATCGCCGCGTGCGACGCGCTCGTCCAGCAGGACAAGGCGTGGGTGCCGGCGCACGGCGGCGAGGCGTCCCTTTACCTGCGTCCCTTCATGATCGCCACGGAGGTCGGCCTGGGCGTCAAGCCGGCCAACGAATACCTCTTCATCGTGATCGCCTCGCCCGCCGGCGCCTACTTCTCCGGCGGCGTGAAGCCGGTCTCCGTCTGGCTGTCCGAGAACTACGTCCGCGCCGTCCCCGGCGGCATGGGCTTCGCCAAGACCGGCGGCAATTACGCGGCCTCCCTGCTGGCCCAGGCCGAGGCGGCCGAGAAGGGCTGCGACCAGGTCGTCTGGCTGGACGCCCTGGAGCACAAGTGGGTCGAGGAGATGGGCGGCATGAACCTGTACTTCGTGTACGGGTCCGAGGCCAATGAGAAGCCCGTGATCGTCACCCCCGAGCTCACCGGCTCCCTCCTCGCCGGCATCACCCGTGACTCGCTGCTCACGGTCGCCAAGGACCTCGGTTACGAGTCCGCGGAGGGCCGCATCTCCACCGCCGACTGGAAGCGCGACACCGAGAACGGCACGCTCACCGAGGTCTTCGCCTGCGGTACGGCCGCGGTCATCACCCCGGTCGGCTCGGTCAAGTCGGCGGGCGCCGACTGGACGCAGGGCGACGGGACCCCGGGCGAGGTCACGATGAAGCTCCGCAAGGCGCTGCTCGACATCCAGACCGGTGCCGCCGAGGACACCCACGGCTGGATGCACCCCCTGGGCTGA